The genomic DNA CGCCGGGGCGAGCGCCGGCGCCCCCGCCGTACGATCCCCCGCCGCGGGCCGCCGGCCCGCGCCCCGCGGACCCACCTCCCGCGCCCGACCCGCTGCCGCTCGATTGGCTCACGCGTTGCTTCTTCCGTTCGGTACGTCGTGGCGCGCTGGCGTGTGGGCTGCGGCGACGGCGTACGTGGACGTTCTTCCCAGTATGACGACACACCGACCCGATACCTGCCCGGGTGAGTCCTGGACACGCGCTGAACGTCCGTCCAGAGTCAAAACCTGGCGAAGTGCTCAGCGAGGGTCCCTGCGGGCGCGGCGCTGGGCGGGCTCGGCCTGGCTGAGGAGTGATTCCCGCCCAGACGACCGTTCGTGACCTGCGCAAAGGGTGCCATGGCACCAAAAGAGCAGGTCGTGAACGGTCGGGCTGTGGATAACTCGGCCATGGCGCCGCGCCGCGGGCAGGGATGACAAACGGTGGGTTTGTCATCTAGATTGCTCGGGTCGGTGCGCGGTCCCGACCGCCGCGTCGGGGCTCGCCGTACGAACGCCGGGTGAACCCGCCGGCGCGCCGTACGACGTCGCCGCGCACCGCCCCGATCACCTCGTCAGGAAGGCCCCCCATGTCACCGATCCGTGTCGCCATCGCCGGCGTCGGCAACTGCGCCAGCTCGCTCATCCAGGGCGTGCACTACTACCGGGACGCCGACCCGGCCGGCAGCGTGCCGGGGCTGATGCACGTCGAATTCGGCGGGTACCACGTGCGTGACATCGAGTTCGTCGCGGCCTTCGACGTGGACGCGAAGAAGGTCGGCACCGACCTGTCCAAGGCCATCACCGCCAGCGAGAACAACACGATCCGGATCTGCGACGTCCCCGAGCTCGGGGTGACCGTGCAGCGGGGGCCGACGCTGGACGGGCTGGGCAAGTACTACCGGCAGACGATCGAGGAGTCCCCCGCCTCCGCCGTCGACGTCGTCGCCGCGCTGCGCGAGGTCGAGGCGGACGTGCTGGTCAGCTACCTGCCGGTGGGCAGCGAGAGCGCGGACAAGTTCTACGCACAGTGCGCGATCGAGGCGGGCGTGGCGTTCGTCAACGCGCTGCCCGTGTTCATCGCGAGCGACCCGGTATGGGCGGAGAAGTTCCGCGCGGCCGGGGTGCCGATCATCGGCGACGACATCAAGTCCCAGGTGGGCGCCACCATCACGCACCGCGTCATGGCCCGGCTGTTCGAGGAGCGAGGCGTGGTGCTGGACCGGACGTACCAGCTCAACGTCGGCGGCAACATGGACTTCAAGAACATGCTCGAGCGGGACCGGCTGGAGTCCAAGAAGATCTCCAAGACCCAGGCCGTGACCAGCAACGTCTCGCACGAGATGGCCTCGCGCGACGTGCACATCGGGCCGAGCGACTACGTGCAATGGCTCGACGACCGCAAGTGGGCGTATGTGCGCCTCGAGGGCCGGGCGTTCGGGGACGTGCCGTTGAACCTGGAGTACAAGCTCGAGGTCTGGGACTCCCCCAACTCCGCCGGCATCATCATCGACGCGATCCGCGCGGCCAAGCTGGGCCTGGACCGCGGCATCGGCGGGCCGCTGCTGTCGCCGGCGGCGTACCTGATGAAGTCCCCGCCCGAGCAGCGGCCCGACGACATCGGCCGCGCCCAGGTCGAGGCGTTCATCCGCGAAGAGGTCCCCTGCTGAGCGAGGCTGGGTAGGCGTCACCGACGCACAAACCGCTACCACATCGACCCGACCATTCGGCGAAGCCGCAGCTCAGCGGGTTTTGTCGATCGGTCGAGAGGCTGATGTGGTAGCGGTTTGTGCGTTGCTCAGCCAGCGCGGCGGGTTTCGCGCCGCAGCTCGACGTAGCGCCGACGCAGCGCCACCAGCGCGACGAGCGCGTTCAGCGCCAGGAGCACCCCATAGACCCACAGGACCGACGACGGGGTCCCGATCAGCACGAACGCCAGGCAGAGCAGACCGGTCTCGGTGGGAAGCAGGGCCAGGGCGCGCAGGCCGCCGTGCCGCGTCGCAGGGTCGGAGGCGGCCGTCGAATGCCCGTGCCTGCGGACCTGGCCGGTGGCCATCGCGGTGCCGACGATGATCCAGCCCAACGGGAGCAGGTACGGCAGCGGCGTGCCGAGCTCGGCGTACCGGTAGAGCCAGATCAGCACCGCGAGATGCACGGTCACGCTGCGCAGCTGATCGGCCAGCCGATCGACCCACGCACCCACGGGGCCGTCCCGCCGCGCCAGGCGGGCGAGTTGGCCGTCCGCGGAGTCCAGCGCGTCGCCCACGAGGAGCACGACCGCCACCGCGACGCCGACCCAGGTGCTGGGCTCGGCCAGGCACAGCAACGCCAGCCCCAGGGCCCACCACAGGAGGCTGAGGGCCGTCACGCCGTTCGGGGTCAGGCGCAGGATCGCGGCCATCGCGGCGAGGCGGCGCCCGAGAGGACGGGCGACGAAGCGCGTGTAGGGCGGGACGCCGACGCCGCTGAGTTGCGCGGCGCCCAGGGAGGTCACGTTGTCGCGGTACTGGTCGACGAACCCCCGCGCCACGACACCCGAGGCGGGGGTGGCCGAGGGCTGGGCCGACGTCGGGGCGGGTGCCCTGCGCGGGGGCGCCGAAGCAGCTCGGTGGGTCCGCTTGCTGAAGGCAGCACGCATGCCAGTGGGTGCGTGACCGCCCGCCCGATCCGGTGGGCTTGTGCGGGTGGGCCGGGCGGCCTGAGCCCCCGCCGCCGCGTCGGCGGTCGGCTCCGGGGTCGCGGCGGTGGCCAGGGCACCTGTTGCGGCAACGGCACCAGCGGCGCCGGCGGTCTGGGTGGCCTCAGGTGAGTCGACGGGGATGGGCTCTTCGGTCAGAACGGCAGGCCGGTCCACCACCGAACCCGCGGAGTCCTTCGCCATGGCACCTCCTCGGTGCACGGGCCGGCCGCAACAGGCCCGTCAGATCGCCAGGTCCCGCCCCGGTGACGTCCCCTGTCGCGGCGGGTTTGCGGTCGACTATAGGTCGAGCCCGCGCCGCAACTTTGGCACCGCAGCGGCGAGTCTCCTGTTCAGCTCACCTGCCCTGGGACGCTTCGCGACTCACGGGGCTGGACGTCTCTTTGCCGCCTCGCCAGGAGGAGGCATTGACGACCGACTAAACATCTGTTTAATCTATTGAACGTGAGTTCAACACAGGACCTGACGGCCCGAGCGCGGATCCGCGACGCGGCGGTGAGCGAGTTCGCTTCGGTGGGTTTCGCGCGGGCCACGGTGCGGTCCGTCGCCGCGCGGGCCGGGGTGTCCGCCGGACTCGTGATCCATCACTTCGGCAGTAAGGACGCGCTCAAGGCCGCCTGCGACGTCTACGTGCTCGACTGGCTGCACCGCGAGAAGGCCGCCGTCTTCGGCGGCGCGATCCTCCCGACGAGGAGCGAATACCTGCGCGACCACCCCGAGTTCGTACCCCTCTACCGCTACCTGCAGCGAGCGCTGGTCGAGCCGGGGTCCTTGGGCGCCACGTTCTTCGACCAGTTCGTGGCCGACGTGACGGACTACCTCGCCATCGGCGAGGCCGCCGGAACCGTCCGCCCTTACCCCGACGCACACGCGCGCGCCGCCATCTGCACGGCCATCGGTCTCGGCCTTATGCAGCTCGAGGGCCTCCTGGCCCGCTCACTCGGCGGGGACAGCCTGCTCGACGACGCCGTGTACGCGCGCTTCGCGGCGTACACCCTCGACCTCTACACCCACGGCATGCTCACGCGGCCGCTCGACTTCGCCCCCGAGCCGGAGGGGTCCGGATCCCCGCCGGAGGGCGCCGCACCTGGGCGGAACGACCCGGGCAACACCACTTCGGAGGAGTGATCATGACCGCTGCCATCGAGGTCGCGGGGTTGCGGAAGAACTACGGCCAGCACGTGGCCCTGCGCGGCATCGACCTGCGGGTCGAGCCCGGAGAGGTGTATGGCTTCATCGGCCCCAACGGCGCCGGCAAGACCACGACCATGCGGATCCTCCTGGACATCCTGCGCCCGACCGCCGGGAGCGTCCGCGTGCTCGGCGAGGATCCCCGCGTCGGCGGGGCCGGGTTGCGCGCGCGGATCGGGTACCTGCCGGGGGAGTTGCGGCTCGACGGCCGGTACGACGTGGCGACGTTGCTGGACCACTACGCGCGGATGTCCCACGTCAGCGGCGGCCCCGCCTCGACCCCTGCGGGCCGCGCAAGCCGCGCGGGCCGCGCGCACCACCCGGGCGACTCGAGCTGGCGGCCGCTCGCCGAGCGGCTCGGTCTGGACCCCGGCCGGCAGGTGCGTGGCCTCTCCAAGGGCAACAAACAGAAGGTCGGCCTGGTCCAGGCGTTCCAGCACCGGCCCGAGGTGCTCATTCTCGACGAACCCACCTCCGGTCTCGACCCCCTCGTGCAGGCCAAGTTCCTCGCCATGGTGCGCGAGGCCAGTGCCGCCGGACAGACCGTGTTCCTCTCCAGCCACGTCCTCTCCGAGATCGAAC from Austwickia sp. includes the following:
- a CDS encoding inositol-3-phosphate synthase is translated as MSPIRVAIAGVGNCASSLIQGVHYYRDADPAGSVPGLMHVEFGGYHVRDIEFVAAFDVDAKKVGTDLSKAITASENNTIRICDVPELGVTVQRGPTLDGLGKYYRQTIEESPASAVDVVAALREVEADVLVSYLPVGSESADKFYAQCAIEAGVAFVNALPVFIASDPVWAEKFRAAGVPIIGDDIKSQVGATITHRVMARLFEERGVVLDRTYQLNVGGNMDFKNMLERDRLESKKISKTQAVTSNVSHEMASRDVHIGPSDYVQWLDDRKWAYVRLEGRAFGDVPLNLEYKLEVWDSPNSAGIIIDAIRAAKLGLDRGIGGPLLSPAAYLMKSPPEQRPDDIGRAQVEAFIREEVPC
- a CDS encoding CDP-alcohol phosphatidyltransferase family protein, which gives rise to MAKDSAGSVVDRPAVLTEEPIPVDSPEATQTAGAAGAVAATGALATAATPEPTADAAAGAQAARPTRTSPPDRAGGHAPTGMRAAFSKRTHRAASAPPRRAPAPTSAQPSATPASGVVARGFVDQYRDNVTSLGAAQLSGVGVPPYTRFVARPLGRRLAAMAAILRLTPNGVTALSLLWWALGLALLCLAEPSTWVGVAVAVVLLVGDALDSADGQLARLARRDGPVGAWVDRLADQLRSVTVHLAVLIWLYRYAELGTPLPYLLPLGWIIVGTAMATGQVRRHGHSTAASDPATRHGGLRALALLPTETGLLCLAFVLIGTPSSVLWVYGVLLALNALVALVALRRRYVELRRETRRAG
- a CDS encoding TetR family transcriptional regulator translates to MSSTQDLTARARIRDAAVSEFASVGFARATVRSVAARAGVSAGLVIHHFGSKDALKAACDVYVLDWLHREKAAVFGGAILPTRSEYLRDHPEFVPLYRYLQRALVEPGSLGATFFDQFVADVTDYLAIGEAAGTVRPYPDAHARAAICTAIGLGLMQLEGLLARSLGGDSLLDDAVYARFAAYTLDLYTHGMLTRPLDFAPEPEGSGSPPEGAAPGRNDPGNTTSEE
- a CDS encoding ABC transporter ATP-binding protein; this translates as MTAAIEVAGLRKNYGQHVALRGIDLRVEPGEVYGFIGPNGAGKTTTMRILLDILRPTAGSVRVLGEDPRVGGAGLRARIGYLPGELRLDGRYDVATLLDHYARMSHVSGGPASTPAGRASRAGRAHHPGDSSWRPLAERLGLDPGRQVRGLSKGNKQKVGLVQAFQHRPEVLILDEPTSGLDPLVQAKFLAMVREASAAGQTVFLSSHVLSEIEQAADRVSVLRLGEVVRTARVADLRASLGLGVRVLVAHPDAASVKAEFLAIPGVRAADARAERLDGRSATRLSVTLDGSAPGAVDAVVKAAARHRVLDLDGERPDLEEAVMRLYSSNPGAPQSRPVEHDVPPPGTPGAGGRTNDAPTNGVPMNDLPPEATR